A region of the Mycoplasma capricolum subsp. capricolum ATCC 27343 genome:
TTAGTAAAAAGCATAAAGACATTATTAATTTTATGGTTAATAAAGTGCAAATGATTTTTCAAGATCCAACTAATTCACTTAACCCTTTTAAAGATGTTAAAACTGTAGTTGGTGAAGGATTATCAAATACTAAAAATGCAAGATTAATTTATATTACTGATTTTGATGAAAAAGTTTATAACAATATTGTTAGTCAAGTTAATCAATTTGATAAAGTAACAGACAAACTACCTGATTATACTGATCAAATGGCTAAGTTAACATTTAACTTAGACAATTCTTATAAAGTTGTTTTTAAAGACTTATTAAAAACAATTGATGAGTATAAAAATTCTGATAAAGATTTTTTTACTCCTTTTTATAACAAGTTAATTGAATCAGAAAAACAAAGACAAACCTTAGTTGAATTAAGTGAAAAAGAATGTAAACAACGATTAATTATTGAAATTTTAAAACAAGTCGGACTTGATGAAAGTGTATTGTCTCGTTATCCTTTAGAGTTTTCTGGTGGTCAACAACAACGTTTAGGAATTTGTCGATCTGTTGTTTTACGTCCTAAGTTATTAATTGCAGATGAGCCAATTTCAGCACTAGATGTTTCTATTCAAGCTCAAGTTATTAATATTTTTAATGAGTTAAAGAAAAAATATAATTTAACTATATTATTTATTGCTCATGATTTAAGAATGGTTGAATATATTTCAGATAGAATTGCTGTAATTAATAAAGGTGTCTTATTAGAAATAGGACCAACTAATGAAATTATTAATAATGCTTATCATCCTTATACTAAAAGTTTATTAGATGCTGTTCCTTCAATTGAAAGTGAAAAAGGTTCTTTAATTGGAACAATTTATGATCATAATATTCATAAATACGATGAAAATAATCAACCATCATGACATCATGTTGGAAACAATCACTTTGTTTTAGCAACTGAATCAGAATTAGCAGTTTATAAGTTTGAAAAGCAAAAATTAAATAAATAAAAAGCTAGTTATAAACCAGCTTTTTTTAATCTTAATTATTATTTAAAATTTCATCTATTAATTTAGTTATATAAATGTTTTTAATTTCTAAATCAGTAATTTTTACTTTAATATCAACTAATTGATTTGCATAATATGGATTTTGTAAACGATTATTATAAATAATAAAAAAAATAAACATACCAATAACTGGTAGTAATCATCACAATCACAACTTATTTAAAATTTTTTTATTAGTTTGTTTTAGTTGTAAATAATAATCACTAATTTTATTTTGATTAATAATTTTTTGTTGTTCTAAAAGTTGTTTTAGATCAATTAAAAGCTGATTTAAATTAGTTATTGAATTTAACTGATTAATTTGTTCTTTTGAAAAAATCATTTTTATAAAATCTATTTTATTATAATAATTATTAATAAATACATCTTCAAGTAGTGATAAACCAGTTTTATTTTGCATATTTATAACCTCAATTGTTGTTTAGTTCTATTTATTTTATAATCTTATTAGAATTTGAAAGGATTTTATATGTATTATTTAGGAATAATTTTAGCTAGTGTTGTTGGATATTTTTTAGGTTCTATTTCTTGATCAATAATTATAGTTAAAAAAGTTGGAAATATTGACATTAGAACAATTGGATCTGGTAATCCTGGAGCAACTAATACTGTAAGAGCTTTAGGTAAAAAATGAGGATTAGTTGTAGCTTTCTTAGATGCTTTAAAAGTAATTTTTACAAGTATAATAGCTATATTATTATCACTAATACCAAGTAGTTTATTTAGTCAAACTAGTTATTTTATTCCTTGTATTTTTGCTTTAATTGGGCATTGTTTTCCAATTTATTACAAATTTAAAGGTGGAAAAGCAGTTAGTTGTTTTTTAGGTCTTTTGTTTGTAGTTAACATTTTATATTTAATCATTTTTTTAATTGTTTGATTTATAAGTGTTGCTATTTCAAGAAAAGTTAGTGTTGCTTCAATATTTTCAGCGTTTTTTGTTTTAATAATAATGTGAATTCCTTATTTAAATGGAGTGAGTTATTTTATTTGACAATGAAATGGTTTAGAACAATTTAGTGTTGCTTGAAAAAACTACATTTTATTTTCATTACTAAATTCATTTCACTACTGATTTTCTAATATTTGAGCTAGTGGAATGTTAGAAGGAAATATTATAGTTTTAATTGGTGGTTTAATTTTGGGATTAAGACATTCTCAAAATATTAAAAGAATAAAAAATAAAACTGAACCAGATACATTTCCAAGAAAAAAACAAGCTATTAAAAACTAAAAGATTTTTTTATTTTTAAATGTTTGTTTTTTAATTTGTTTTTAGGAGGAATTATGAGTTTAATAGTATTAGAAAATATTACACACCAAAATGGAGAAAAAGTTTTATATAAAAATTCTGAAATGAGAATTAATAAAGGTGAACACGTTGCTTTAGTTGGTCCTAATGGAGCTGGGAAATCAACTTTATTAAATATTATTGCTCAAAAAATTACTCCAGATCATGGAACAATACAATGGCACCCTAAAGCAAAAATTGGATATTTAGATCAACACCAAGAAGTAGATCCAAACATAACTAGTGAAGAGTATTTAAAAGATGCTTTTAAAAATCTTTTTGAAATTGAAGCTAGAATTCATAAAATTTATGAAGATATGGCAATTGAATATAAAGAATCAGATTTAATAAAAGCTTTAGAATTACAAGATTATTTAACTAGTCATAATTTTGATACTATTGATAAAACTGTTGGTAATTTAGTTTCAGGATTAGGAATTAATCCAAATAATATGAAAAAGAAACTATCAGAATTATCTGGTGGTCAGCGTGGAAAAATTTTATTAGCTAAATTATTATTAAAAAATGATGATTTTATTTTATTAGATGAACCTACTAACTTTTTAGATATTGAACAAGTTGAATGATTAATTAATTTTTTAAATAATTATGAAAATGCTTTTTTAATGATTAGTCATGATATTGAATTTGTAAATAGAGTAGCAAAAATTATTTTTGCTATAGAAAATCAAAAAATAAATCGATACGTAGGAGATTATAATAAATATTTAGAACTATCTGCTTTAAAAGCTGATCAATATGATAAAGCAAGAGAATCTCAACAACAGCAAATAGCAAAATTAAAAGATTATATTGCAAGAAATGCTGCAAGATTTTCAACAGCTAAAAGTGCACAATCTCGTCAAAAGCAATTAGATAAAATGGATGTTTTAGATGAAAGAAAAAAACTAGTCAAACCTAAAATGAGTTTTAAGTATAAACGTCCTAATTCAGCAATTGTTGTTAAATCTCAAAATTTAGAAATTGGTTATAATTTTAGCTTAACTGCTCCTTTAACTTTTGAATTAAGAGAAGGTCAAAAATGTATTGTTAAAGGATATAATGGGATTGGAAAAACTACTTTTTTAAAAACTGTTTCAAATCAACTAAAACCTATTGGTGGTTGGTGTAAACTTGGAGATGGTGTTGAAGTTAGATATTTTGAACAAGTTGAAAAATTTCATGAATATGAAAATCCAATTTCATATTTATCAAGTAGACACCCACAAGTTTTAGAACCTGAAATTAGATCAACACTTTCAAGGTTTGGAATTAGATCAGAACTTATGTTAAATCCAATGAATGATTTGTCTGGTGGAGAACAAACTAAAGTTAGATTAGCTTCACTTAGTTTAGAACCAGCAAGCTTATTAATTTTAGATGAGCCAACAAATCATATTGATGTTTTAGCAAAAGAATCTTTATTAGAAGCAATTAAAGAATTTCAAGGAACTGTTTTAATTACAACTCATGATATTAATTTTGAAACTAATTGAGCTGATAAAATACTAAATTTTGAAGATTTAGTTGAATAAAAAAACGAGAATTCAATAACTTCTCGTTTTTTTAATATGATCTTAAAAATAATCGTTCAGCATTATTTTTAGTATTTTCTGCAACAATGCTATCAGAAACTTTTTTAATTTTTGCTATATGTTTAACAATTAGTGGTAAATACTTAGGATAACTTAAACCTTTTTTATATGGTGTTGGTGGTAAAAAAGGAGAGTTTGTTTCTACTAATAATTTATTTAATGAAATATTTTTTACTACTTGTTCTAGTTCAATTTCATGAGTAATAGCAGCATCAAAAGAAATATAAAATCCTAATTCAATAAATTTTAATGCTCATTCTAAAGGTCCACGATAAGCGTGAATTACTCCCTTTTTAACACGTTTTTCTTTAAATATTTTATAAGCAATTTCATAAACTCTAAAATGCTTTGTAGCATCTCTTAAGTGTACAACTACTGGTAAATCTAGTTTTTGAGCTATTTCAATTTGTTTTTTAAAACCTTGAATTTGCTCTTTTTCATATTTATTGGTTTCAAAAAAATCTAAACCAATTTCACCGATTCCAACTACTTTATTTGAATTAGCTAGCTCTTCAATAATTTGAAAAGCCTGTTCAGAATATAAATGAATTTGACTTGGATGAATACCAACAACTGCAAAAACATTTGGTGATAAATTAGCTTGGAATATAGCGGTTTTAGAAGATTTAACATCATAACCTATGTTATTAATGTATTTAACTCCAGATCTTTTAGCTTCAAATACTATTTCATTTGAAGTCATATCAATATCTATAAATCTATTATCATTTAGATGACAGTGTGTATCATACAAACCTGATATATTCATATAAAATCATCTCTTTTCTTAATATAAATTATATATTCTTATTAAATTATTTTTTTACAGTAAACCTTTTTAAGAATCATAAAACTAATTATTTTTTTATTTGCTAGGTAAATAAAGTTGGAGTTTTTTAAACTATATAATATTTAATATACAAGGATTTGAACATATAAACTAAAAGGAGAATTTATGTCGCATCCATTTTCAGTAGATGAAATTAAACAAATTCATCAAGAAATTTCTAAAATAATTCATTATACACCTTTGCATTATGCAGATAAATTATCAGCTTTAACTGGTAATAATATTTATTTAAAATTAGAAAATTTACAAAAAACAGGAAGTTTTAAATTAAGAGGAGCAACTAATAAAATTAATAAACTAACTAATGAAGAAAAAAAACACGGAATTATTGCAGCTAGTGCTGGAAATCACGCACAAGGTGTAGCTTTTGCAGCTACTAATTTAGGGTTAAAATCAACAATTGTTATG
Encoded here:
- a CDS encoding ABC transporter ATP-binding protein — translated: MNNYYIEKQPFKKVLYRQIRKGTNEMLNAYKDKKSVVEIRNLDIVYGFGAKEFTAIKDLNLNIYDGEVLGLVGESGSGKSTIGRSIIGLTPHSFGQIKILDRIIPKNIDRGNKFSKKHKDIINFMVNKVQMIFQDPTNSLNPFKDVKTVVGEGLSNTKNARLIYITDFDEKVYNNIVSQVNQFDKVTDKLPDYTDQMAKLTFNLDNSYKVVFKDLLKTIDEYKNSDKDFFTPFYNKLIESEKQRQTLVELSEKECKQRLIIEILKQVGLDESVLSRYPLEFSGGQQQRLGICRSVVLRPKLLIADEPISALDVSIQAQVINIFNELKKKYNLTILFIAHDLRMVEYISDRIAVINKGVLLEIGPTNEIINNAYHPYTKSLLDAVPSIESEKGSLIGTIYDHNIHKYDENNQPSWHHVGNNHFVLATESELAVYKFEKQKLNK
- the plsY gene encoding glycerol-3-phosphate 1-O-acyltransferase PlsY translates to MKGFYMYYLGIILASVVGYFLGSISWSIIIVKKVGNIDIRTIGSGNPGATNTVRALGKKWGLVVAFLDALKVIFTSIIAILLSLIPSSLFSQTSYFIPCIFALIGHCFPIYYKFKGGKAVSCFLGLLFVVNILYLIIFLIVWFISVAISRKVSVASIFSAFFVLIIMWIPYLNGVSYFIWQWNGLEQFSVAWKNYILFSLLNSFHYWFSNIWASGMLEGNIIVLIGGLILGLRHSQNIKRIKNKTEPDTFPRKKQAIKN
- a CDS encoding ABC-F family ATP-binding cassette domain-containing protein, whose product is MSLIVLENITHQNGEKVLYKNSEMRINKGEHVALVGPNGAGKSTLLNIIAQKITPDHGTIQWHPKAKIGYLDQHQEVDPNITSEEYLKDAFKNLFEIEARIHKIYEDMAIEYKESDLIKALELQDYLTSHNFDTIDKTVGNLVSGLGINPNNMKKKLSELSGGQRGKILLAKLLLKNDDFILLDEPTNFLDIEQVEWLINFLNNYENAFLMISHDIEFVNRVAKIIFAIENQKINRYVGDYNKYLELSALKADQYDKARESQQQQIAKLKDYIARNAARFSTAKSAQSRQKQLDKMDVLDERKKLVKPKMSFKYKRPNSAIVVKSQNLEIGYNFSLTAPLTFELREGQKCIVKGYNGIGKTTFLKTVSNQLKPIGGWCKLGDGVEVRYFEQVEKFHEYENPISYLSSRHPQVLEPEIRSTLSRFGIRSELMLNPMNDLSGGEQTKVRLASLSLEPASLLILDEPTNHIDVLAKESLLEAIKEFQGTVLITTHDINFETNWADKILNFEDLVE
- a CDS encoding TatD family hydrolase, which gives rise to MNISGLYDTHCHLNDNRFIDIDMTSNEIVFEAKRSGVKYINNIGYDVKSSKTAIFQANLSPNVFAVVGIHPSQIHLYSEQAFQIIEELANSNKVVGIGEIGLDFFETNKYEKEQIQGFKKQIEIAQKLDLPVVVHLRDATKHFRVYEIAYKIFKEKRVKKGVIHAYRGPLEWALKFIELGFYISFDAAITHEIELEQVVKNISLNKLLVETNSPFLPPTPYKKGLSYPKYLPLIVKHIAKIKKVSDSIVAENTKNNAERLFLRSY